The Nitrospirota bacterium genome segment TGATCAATCGTCGCCGATAGGTCCCGTCTCTGGTTATGCCCTGGAGCAATAACTGATATCATCCCTTTTGTACGGAGGGGCGGGGAAACTGTTTTTTCCTTGACAACTGTCAACCATATCAGGGTCAAGGGTCCAGTAGCCAGGGTTCAGGGTTAAAGAATTTCCCGGACACCGGACCCCGGACCCTGTACCCTGACCCCAGCTTTTACCATGTCCAATCACACGGCAATCATACTCATCGCCCTTGGCGGACCCCGGTCTCTCGACGAGGTCGGACCATTCATGACCGCCTTCATGGGAAGACCTGCGCCGCCTCCCGTTGTGCAGGCCGTTATCGAGCGCTATAAGCTCATCGGCGGCAGATCGCCGCTCCCCGGGATGGTAAAGATCCAGGCCAACGCGCTTGAAAAAGAACTCGGCGGAAACTATCGCGTATATGAAGGTTTCCGGTACTCAAAGCCGACGGTAGCCGACTCCTTCGATCGGGCCATCACAGACGGCGCGCGACGCGTCATCGCACTCTCCCTGTCGCCCTTTGCAACGGAGGTCACGACCGGCGCGTACAAGAGCGCCTGTGAAGGACTGGGAAGCGGAGAAACCTGCCCGCTCTTTATCCCGAGCTGGCATGACAATCCCCTCTTCATCAACTCGTGGGCTGAAAAGGTCCGGGCAGGACTTGCCGGATTTCCAGAAGCTCAGCGGGACCGGGTCGCGATCATCTTCACGAGCCACAGCATTCCCGTTCGCTACATCAACGCAGGCGACCCCTACCGGAAACAGGTTGAAGAAACCGTCAGCCTCGTCGTCAACCAGAGCGGAATAAAAAACTGGCGTATTGCCTGGCAGAGCAAGGGTGCGCGGGCGACCGAACCGTGGCTTCAACCCGAGGTGGAGCCCACGCTGGACAGCATCGCCCAAGAAGGTTGCGCAGCCGTGCTCGAAGTGCCCATCGGGTTCACCTGCGACCACATGGAGACCTTGTATGATATTGATATCGTGCACCGGGCTCACGCCGAAAAACTGGGTCTCACCTTTGAACGTGCGGAGTCGCTGAACACCTCGCCGCTCTTTATCAAAGCCCTGGCGGATATTGTAAGAAAAGCAGTATACTAACGTCATCACCGCGAAGAAGCGACGCAAAACAAGTGTACGTCTTTTGTAACTATTCAGCGCATCTGAACTAACAAAGCGTTACATCAGAGAAAAACCTTTATCCGCAGATTTCGCAGATGGACGCAGATTTTAAAACACAATTCGGGTTTCATTAATCTGTGAAATCTGCGTAATCTGCGGATAATATTTTGACTTGAACAGTTGCTGTATTTTTTCTTTGTGTCTTGGGGTCTTTATGGTAAAAAAAGGATATACATGCCGAAAGTCATCATTATAGGCGGGGGCATCGCCGGCCTGGCGGCTGCCGTCCACCTCAAATCCGGGGCCAAGGCCTACAGCAAGACCATGGACGTCCTGCTGCTCGAAAAGAACAATCGCATCGGCGGGAAGATACTGACCGAGAAGCATGATAATTTTCTCATCGAGGGGGGGCCTGACAGTTTTCTTCCGGAGAAGATATGGACCGTAAACCTCGCGCGTCATCTCAGTCTCGAGCCCGAGATGCTCCCCTCGAATGACCAGTTCAAGGGAACATTCATCTACTCACGCAAAAAGCTCCACTCCCTGCCCGAGGGCGTAATGCTCATGGTCCCGACCTCGTTCTGGCCCATGGCAAAATCTCACCTCATCTCGTGGCCCGGCAAGGTCCGCATGGGCATGGAATTGTTCATCCCGAAACGAAGATCG includes the following:
- the hemH gene encoding ferrochelatase; its protein translation is MSNHTAIILIALGGPRSLDEVGPFMTAFMGRPAPPPVVQAVIERYKLIGGRSPLPGMVKIQANALEKELGGNYRVYEGFRYSKPTVADSFDRAITDGARRVIALSLSPFATEVTTGAYKSACEGLGSGETCPLFIPSWHDNPLFINSWAEKVRAGLAGFPEAQRDRVAIIFTSHSIPVRYINAGDPYRKQVEETVSLVVNQSGIKNWRIAWQSKGARATEPWLQPEVEPTLDSIAQEGCAAVLEVPIGFTCDHMETLYDIDIVHRAHAEKLGLTFERAESLNTSPLFIKALADIVRKAVY